taggtactgtttTTGCCCATCTTCACATGTAGTGAAAGTGaaatagaggttaaataacttgtcccaggtcacacagctgataagtggcagagctgggattatATTCATGCATTCTGATTCCAtagttcatgctctctctcaccttgggtttttttgttcatATCATTCCCTCTGTGTGAAATGCTCACCTCCATGCTTTTGTACCGATTACCTGCAACACTCACCTGAACTCCAACCCTACTTTCATTTCAGCTCAGTGATTTTACTTCCTCAGAGAAGTCACCCCTCATCTCCCTAGATTTCCATCTTACATTTTTTCATAGtgtcatttgccttttatttctcaatACTTAATTACTACAGGTGCATTTTTATATCCATTTGTGAATATTAGACTGAATTCTCTCTCCACTCGTGCATGTGTTtttccccagtgcctagcacagatcCTAGCATATGGTAGATATTCAGTGGATagctgttgaataaatgaatagaagagTAGCTTCGTGAAGGAATTGAATTCATTTGGCTGTATAGAATGAGGGACAGATCTaacttaattttcttctaaatgtgTAATCAGTtgtcagcaccatttgttggaaaacAAATTATCTTTTGTTGACTGAAATATCacctttgtattattttaattgtgtatGCTCTATTTAATTTCTGAAGTtgctcttctgtttcattgatctgtccattccttttttttttaaagatttatttttatttatttatttatttatgagagagagagagagagaggcagagacacaggcagagggagaagcaggcttcatgccgggagcctgacgcgagactcgatcctgggactccaggatcgcgccctgggccaaaggcaggtgcaaaaccgctgagccacccagggatccccgatctgTCCATTCCTTTGATCCACCAtactctttaaattattttagcttcATAAAGTAGTTACATattagatataaaaatttaatatattagatatatttagAGAGGTCTAGCTTCCATCCCTGCCCTCTCTATTCTGATACTTCCCCTGTTTTTATTAATACgtttttaaatgagtatttcaTTAGTCCatgctttatttttgaaaatataaccaaatatgtacatatatttgtatctccccctccccatttttttctacataaatagTTTCAAACTATACACACTTGCAGCTtgctggtttttttaaaaaattatttaatgtatcATGGAGATAACTTCATACTATATATAGagatctttctgattttttttaaagttgcataAGACTCCATTTTATGTCTACATCATTGTATATTTAATCAGTTACCTATAACTACCAGACTTTAGCTATCTCAGtgttatataatttcatatatttgccATTATATCCTTGGGAGATCATAGAAGATTTTTTATTAGAGATGTATTGTAAAAACATTGTTAGGGAAGATTAAACTGGAAGTGGAATGCATACTTGGACATGAGTAGGATTGGATGACTGGAAACCTAGAAATCATAACTGTCCTCTACACTAAAGTGATAACCAAATATTTAATACAGCAGTAAGTATTCAATTTGTTTCTACCCTCTTCTGATCTAGTGTTCATTTCCTGCTCATCCAGTGATCTATTGCTTCATCTGCATCTCTCCTTGTGTATTACATCtggtcttctttcctctcttgacTATCCTGAATGAGGTCCACTCATTTTTTCCACATATATTGTGCATTTGTTTCCTTCCATTTGCTTCCCTTTGAAAATCATCTTACAAAGTCAAATCCACTTAATCCTTAAAAGCATGCTTTATATCTTCATTAGCTATTACAGAACAGTCATTTGTTGACCActgaaagcaaaggaaatttGCATGTCCAATTTCTTTCAGACCTGGAATCTAAACCTGAGGGCAAAGATTCAACATCAGTGCCAGATACTTCTAAAGAAGAATCATGCCAGACTGCAATAATAGACAGACTGACAAGAAATAGTGTCTATGACTCCAACTTGGAAACAACTCTTGAATGTGAAAATTGGTTAGAGAGTCAGCAAGGGAATCAGGAAAGACACTTGAGGGAAATGCTCACCCATGTAAATTCACTCCCTGAAGAAAGAGATCATGAGCGTGATATATATTGGAAAAACTTTAGTCAGAAAACTGTTCTTCTCACTCAAGACAGATCTCCCAAAGGACCCTATGCCTTTCATACACTTGAAAAAAGGTTGAAACAGAAATCAAActtaatgaaaaagcaaagaaccTGTAAAGAGAAAAAACCTCATAAATGTAATGATTGTGGTGAACTCTTCACTTACCATTCAGTGCTTATTCGACACCAGAGAGTCCatactggagagaagccctatagctgcagtgaatgtgggaaatcttttagCCACAGAGCTAATTTAACTAAACATCAGAGAACTCATACTAGAATTCTCTTTGAATGCAGTGAATGCAAGAAAGCCTTCACAGAAAGCTCATCCCTTGCAATACATCAGCGAATTCACATTGGAGAGAGACCTTATGAATGCAATGAATGTGGAAAAGGTTTTAATCGAAGTACACATCTTGTGCAGCATCAGTTGATTCATACTGGAGTGAAGCcttatgaatgtaatgaatgtgataaagctttcattcattcatcagctcTCATTAAACATCAAAGaactcatactggagagaaaccctataaatgtcAGGAATGCGGGAAGGCCTTCAGCCATTGCTCATCCCTTACTAAACATCAGAGAGTTCATACTGGAGAAAAGCCATATGAATGTAGTGAATGTGGAAAAACCTTTAGTCAGAGCACACATCTTGTTcagcatcagagaattcatactggagagaaaccctatgagtgtaatgaatgtgggaaaacctTCAGCCGGAGCTCAAATTTTGCTAAACATCAAAGAATTCATATTGGAAAGAAACcatacaaatgtaatgaatgtggaaaagccttcattcattcatcagctcTTATTCAACACCAGAGAACTCATACTGGAGAGAAGCCGTACAGATGTGATGAATGTGGGAAAAGCTTTAAGTGCAGTTCATCCCTCATCAGACATCAAAGAATTCATACTGAAGAGCAACTCTGAAAAATTACTGAATGTGAAGAAATGTAAGTTGACTTTATCACTGTGTTAAATACCTGAATTTTTTATGGAATACCCGTAAAATGCTGCTCAAGGACCAATCCTGTATATGTCTACTTTTATTTGCATAGCACATAGTTTTGAGCCATAGAAAGAATGCTCCTTATATATCCACTGATTTGATTATTATGAAAGCTGGTGAGAGATCTCAAATTTTGctccccatccctcacccaccatCACTACCAAGTACCCTTTCATGGAAATTCAAGAAATCCTTGGGAATGGGCAGCAGTattatatttgtgaaattttattcCTCCCTCTGTCACATGAAAGCCCTGTTATAGCTTTTCATTCTGTAAGAAAAATCTTATTTGTGAAGTTAGGCAGAGGACGCCTATCTTTATCATCAGGAAGACAGAGTTGTTCCTCTTTGGATCCAAAGTAGAGCTCCAGATGGACAGGAAGTGTCATTTTtccagaggttttttttcttttacattagcTATAAAATGTAAAGGTTAAGAGTTGAAATAtgctttgggttccctgcttccCCAAAGGCTCCTGTCTAATTTGATGAACATAAATAGAATGTATTGCAGGTTCTAAGTTATGTTCCCATGGATTATGTTGGTCATAAGTTTAGATAATTGTTAGCCCTCTGCTATGTAGAGTTTCATTTTCTGCTTCCTTGGAATTGCCCTGAAGTTGAGAGTGGGTCAAAGTCTTAACTGTAGTTTTCAATTAAATGCCTCTTTTCTTATCCTTGGCATTGAATGAGTCTTTGGTTTTTTCCATAAAGTATTAGggagatttcatttctttacattATCCTGCTTTCTGTAAACTATGCTTTGTCTCTTTGAGAGAAAGTCCCTAGGATGTTGAGGGTCTGAAAAGTTGATAAGTTCAATGTGTTGTTATATTTAGGGTCCCAGTCAAGAAGGAGAACTGAAGCAACTGTGAGACACAAGGACAAACCTTCATGTCAAATATGGAGAATAGTTCACAGGACAGTGACTCACTGGAGGATAAGCAGCTTCCCTCCATGAAGAAGAGGTTGCCATGCCATTTCTCTGGCTTTCATGTCTAACCACattttctgttgttattgttctCTCTATATGTTTGTTGGTCTTTCCCAGAGCCCTAAAGAAGGTAGAAAAGGCATGAAACCTCAATGATAAATTGACATAAGTTACATGGGTGACCAAAAATCAGTGGTGGTATTGGAAACATGAAAGCAAACGTTCAAATAAATACCTAACAAAACACTAtacaaatgtcatttttattgttattctattttatgaagAGTGTAGAAAAGTTAGAAGGAAAATAGTTATAGAGCTCtaatttttctcctaaattctaTCCTTTATGAACATTCAGCAATCAGTCCATACTCTTGCCTTCTCTCCATTATCCCTGTTATTTCTTATAATTCCTTCTGTAAGCCTTAGTTGTATTATTGAGGAGAAGTAGAGGAATAGAGTTTAAAGAAGTGGCAGTAGAGGGCAAGATCATTaagaataaatggattaaatCCAGCCATGgtggaaatcaaagaaaatgatAGGAAATGGGGCTGAAAGGACTGGGAAGAGGTTTTGGAAGGAACAAAAAACATgttggaggtggaggtgggtgggtagGCTCAGGGTCTAAGAGGTCAGGGTAGGAGGCTGACAGGAACAAGGGAAAGGCACTCGTTCTCGTCACCTTAATACTCCATATTCATGCTCAAAGATAGGAACTGACAGACTGGCCACCACCCACAACCAAGTCCAGGCTTCTGACTGTTTCTCTAAATAATGTTTAGTTAAGTCTTAACCaaactcattcatttacatttgtttgtGGTACAATGGCCGTGTCCAGTAGATGCAGCAAAGATTGTATGTCCCCAAAAGCCTAGAATGCTTGATGTTTCTCTATATGCCAAACACTTGAGTGAAAATAAATTCATCATTTGGGGGCCAAAATTGGACTTCCAAAATAAGATCCACTTGGCCTTTTCAAAGCCGAGTTTGAATTTTGCCAACCTCACTTAGCATTTATGTGATCTAACTACTTGCCGTCTCTAAGTCTCAGAGTCTTTATCTATAAGATGGGAATAAATCATCCCTTTCTCATaaggttgtgaggattaaataagacaatgCATATGAAAGACCTCACACACAGTAAATTATATAGAGAGCctctatatgtatatgtgtgtatatatatatatatatatgcatatatgtgtactTTAATGGAATATCAATCCATTTGGGGTGCTACGACAAAATAACTCA
This window of the Canis lupus dingo isolate Sandy chromosome 5, ASM325472v2, whole genome shotgun sequence genome carries:
- the ZNF286A gene encoding zinc finger protein 286A isoform X1, encoding MMETDVADMPEKTALSSQDSPFSQEQSTEEGEVASLRLTARSQAPVTFKDVAMDFTPEEWGKLDPAQREVMLENYRNLVSLWLPVSKPDNYNLENGKEPLMLERKTPKSSYSDLESKPEGKDSTSVPDTSKEESCQTAIIDRLTRNSVYDSNLETTLECENWLESQQGNQERHLREMLTHVNSLPEERDHERDIYWKNFSQKTVLLTQDRSPKGPYAFHTLEKRLKQKSNLMKKQRTCKEKKPHKCNDCGELFTYHSVLIRHQRVHTGEKPYSCSECGKSFSHRANLTKHQRTHTRILFECSECKKAFTESSSLAIHQRIHIGERPYECNECGKGFNRSTHLVQHQLIHTGVKPYECNECDKAFIHSSALIKHQRTHTGEKPYKCQECGKAFSHCSSLTKHQRVHTGEKPYECSECGKTFSQSTHLVQHQRIHTGEKPYECNECGKTFSRSSNFAKHQRIHIGKKPYKCNECGKAFIHSSALIQHQRTHTGEKPYRCDECGKSFKCSSSLIRHQRIHTEEQL
- the ZNF286A gene encoding zinc finger protein 286A isoform X2, yielding MDFTPEEWGKLDPAQREVMLENYRNLVSLWLPVSKPDNYNLENGKEPLMLERKTPKSSYSDLESKPEGKDSTSVPDTSKEESCQTAIIDRLTRNSVYDSNLETTLECENWLESQQGNQERHLREMLTHVNSLPEERDHERDIYWKNFSQKTVLLTQDRSPKGPYAFHTLEKRLKQKSNLMKKQRTCKEKKPHKCNDCGELFTYHSVLIRHQRVHTGEKPYSCSECGKSFSHRANLTKHQRTHTRILFECSECKKAFTESSSLAIHQRIHIGERPYECNECGKGFNRSTHLVQHQLIHTGVKPYECNECDKAFIHSSALIKHQRTHTGEKPYKCQECGKAFSHCSSLTKHQRVHTGEKPYECSECGKTFSQSTHLVQHQRIHTGEKPYECNECGKTFSRSSNFAKHQRIHIGKKPYKCNECGKAFIHSSALIQHQRTHTGEKPYRCDECGKSFKCSSSLIRHQRIHTEEQL
- the ZNF286A gene encoding zinc finger protein 286A isoform X3, which encodes MLERKTPKSSYSDLESKPEGKDSTSVPDTSKEESCQTAIIDRLTRNSVYDSNLETTLECENWLESQQGNQERHLREMLTHVNSLPEERDHERDIYWKNFSQKTVLLTQDRSPKGPYAFHTLEKRLKQKSNLMKKQRTCKEKKPHKCNDCGELFTYHSVLIRHQRVHTGEKPYSCSECGKSFSHRANLTKHQRTHTRILFECSECKKAFTESSSLAIHQRIHIGERPYECNECGKGFNRSTHLVQHQLIHTGVKPYECNECDKAFIHSSALIKHQRTHTGEKPYKCQECGKAFSHCSSLTKHQRVHTGEKPYECSECGKTFSQSTHLVQHQRIHTGEKPYECNECGKTFSRSSNFAKHQRIHIGKKPYKCNECGKAFIHSSALIQHQRTHTGEKPYRCDECGKSFKCSSSLIRHQRIHTEEQL